In the Nicotiana tabacum cultivar K326 chromosome 16, ASM71507v2, whole genome shotgun sequence genome, one interval contains:
- the LOC142170431 gene encoding uncharacterized protein LOC142170431: MEFPTNFKPNSALRRNAELIKQPTKEEVKVAIFGLNGDSAGGPDGMTGKLYHSCWDIIGDDLYDMVLRKMGFTERLIGIAFGLVSNNWYSILINGQAHGFFKSSRGVKQGDSVSPTLFILAAEALSRGLNALHTNLYFCGFGMPKWSPKINHLAYADDIIIFSSSDETSLTLIMQVLNAYEAASGQLINKTKSAVYLHHLTHMEVVSKLERITGIHRNEFPIIYLGCPISYTRRKLEYYQPLITKDFGIDETVQNVHEVTLDGEWDVDRLFEMLPEDLAVHILEKIKPPSPQQVLDMPCWMLETRGYFSVKSTWAYMRRRDELRTAYRMIWPDKESLQHLFFRSETAKTTWKYFLSRAGIAVEGLTLHQAITKCWTANVCLRLKPVMQALPPCVIWELWKRRNSMKYGDAVTTSRVIYQVSSNLQALVKVRKPGMDMVPHKWKDLLAMMENFTPKLKVTKVMWELPSAGWLKVNTEGASRGNPGRSSIGFCIRNENGDIVKSVGRKIEETTNTVAEAKAMVEALRFCRFQQYSHVWLQTDSMLLKKIMDGIWKPP; this comes from the exons ATGGAGTTTCCCACTAATTTCAAACCAAATTCAGCTCTTAGAAGA AATGCAGAATTGATTAAGCAGCCAACAAAAGAGGAGGTTAAAGTGGCAATATTTGGACTTAATGGTGATAGTGCTGGAGGGCCAGATGGTATGACAGGCAAGCTATATCATTCTTGTTGGGACATAATAGGGGATGACCTGTACGACATG GTACTGAGAAAGATGGGATTCACAGAAAGGTTGATAGGGATTGCCTTTGGATTAGTTTCAAACAATTGGTATTCTATTCTAATCAATGGTCAAGCTCATGGTTTCTTTAAGTCCTCAAGGGGAGTAAAACAAGGTGATTCTGTATCTCCAACTTTGTTTATCTTGGcagcagaagcattatctaggGGCCTCAATGCACTACATACTAACTTGTATTTTTGTGGATTTGGGATGCCAAAGTGGAGTCCAAAGATCAATCATTTGGCGTATGCAGATGACATAattattttctcatcctcagATGAAACATCTCTGACGCTGATTATGCAAGTGTTGAATGCATATGAAGCTGCATCTGGGCAGCTTATTAACAAGACCAAATCAGCTGTGTACCTGCATCATTTAACACACATGGAAGTGGTCAGCAAGTTGGAAAGGATCACAGGCATTCATAGGAATGAATTTCCTATCATATACCTAGGTTGTCCTATTTCTTATACAAGGAGAAAGCTGGAATACTATCAGCCCCTAATTACTAAG GACTTTGGCATTGATGAAACAGTACAAAATGTACATGAGGTTACCTTAGATGGTGAGTGGGATGTGGACAGGCTATTTGAAATGCTtcctgaagacttagcagtacACATTCTGGAGAAAATCAAACCACCTTCACCTCAGCAGGTTCTTGACATGCCTTGTTGGATGCTAGAAACAAGAGGATATTTCAGTGTTAAGTCAACATGGGCTTATATGAGAAGAAGAGACGAACTAAGAACAGCTTATAGGATGATTTGG CCTGATAAGGAATCTCTTCAGCACTTGTTTTTTAGATCAGAAACTGCAAAGACAACTTGGAAGTATTTTCTATCGAGGGCAGGAATAGCTGTGGAGGGACTTACATTGCACCAAGCAATCACAAAATGTTGGACTGCAAATGTGTGCTTAAGGCTCAAACCAGTAATGCAAGCACTCCCCCCATGTGTAATATGGGAACtctggaaaagaagaaatagtatGAAGTATGGTGATGCTGTGACAACTAGTAGGGTGATttatcaagtttcatcaaatctCCAGGCATTGGTGAAAGTGAGAAAGCCTGGGATGGACATGGTACCTCACAAATGGAAAGATCTTCTAGCTATGATGGAAAATTTCACTCCCAAACTTAAGGTTACCAAAGTCATGTGGGAACTTCCAAGTGCAGGATGGCTAAAAGTTAATACGGAAGGGGCATCGAGGGGAAATCCAGGCAGGAGCTCAATAGGTTTTTGTATAAGAAATGAAAATGGTGACATAGTCAAGTCAGTAGGGAGGAAGATTGAGGAGACAACAAACACAGTAGCTGAAGCGAAGGCCATGGTAGAAGCACTAAGGTTCTGCAGATTTCAACAATACTCTCATGTATGGCTTCAAACTGACTCAATGTTATTAAAAAAGATAATGGACGGGATTTGGAAACCACCATAG